In Phoenix dactylifera cultivar Barhee BC4 chromosome 11, palm_55x_up_171113_PBpolish2nd_filt_p, whole genome shotgun sequence, the following are encoded in one genomic region:
- the LOC103713202 gene encoding protein NUCLEAR FUSION DEFECTIVE 6, mitochondrial-like isoform X2 has translation MAAAAARSVLRSSSLRTAASRVASGARASSRPPILRVRPAAPRFLRSPVEMSFAVESLLPKHSATASALMTSMLTVSLKGYGWLSEGQDETR, from the exons atggccgccgccgccgcccggtCAGTCCTCCGCTCCTCCTCACTCCGCACCGCTGCTTCGAGGGTCGCCTCTGGGGCCAGAGCCTCCTCCCGCCCTCCCATTCTCCGCGTCCGCCCCGCTGCCCCTCGCTTCCTCAG ATCTCCGGTAGAGATGAGCTTCGCCGTGGAATCACTGCTACCGAAACACAGCGCGACCGCATCGGCGCTGATGACTTCGATGCTCACCGTTTCCCTTAAAGGCTACGGTTGGTTATCTGAAG GACAAGatgaaactagatga
- the LOC103713201 gene encoding uncharacterized protein At4g28440-like — translation MATAQQQGGGGAKRKPVFTKVDQLKPGTSGHTLTAKVLSSKMVLDKGRTDSAQLRPTRIAECLVGDETGTIVFTARSDQVDLMKPGTTVILRNAKIDMFKGSMRLAVDKWGRIEVTESANFTVREDNNLSLVEYELVNVVAE, via the exons ATGGCGACTGCTCAGCagcagggaggaggaggagccaaGAGGAAGCCGGTGTTTACGAAGGTGGACCAGCTGAAGCCGGGGACGAGCGGCCATACCCTCACGGCCAAGGTGTTGAGTTCCAAGATGGTGCTCGACAAGGGCCGCACCGACTCCGCCCAACTCCGCCCCACTAGGATCGCCGAATGCCTCGTCGGTGACGAGACCGGCACCATCGTCTTCACTGCCCGCAGCGACCAGG TTGACTTGATGAAACCGGGCACCACTGTCATCCTCCGCAATGCAAAGATTGATATGTTCAAGGGCTCAATGAGGCTGGCTGTTGACAAATGGGGTCGCATTGAGGTTACTGAGTCTGCTAATTTTACAGTAAGAGAGGACAACAACTTATCTCTTGTGGAGTATGAGCTCGTAAATGTCGTGGCAGAGTGA
- the LOC103713203 gene encoding dnaJ homolog subfamily B member 13-like, with product MGVDYYKILQVDKNANDGDLKKAYRKLAMRWHPDKNPNNKKEAETKFKQISEAYEVLSDPQKRAIYDQYGEDGLKGQVPPPGAGGASFFPGGDGDGPTVFRFNPRNADDIFAEFFGFSSPFGSMGGGSKKGGTRFSSSMFGDDMFGPAFGGGEGPMHSRQPQKAAPIENSLPCSLEDLYKGTTKKMKISREIADMSGKTMPVEEILTIEIKPGWKKGTKITFPEKGNQQRNVIPADIVFIIDEKPHPVFTREGNDLVVTKKISLVEALTGCTVHLTTLDGRSLTIPINSVIHPSFEEIVPREGMPIPKDPSKRGNLRIKFDIKFPTRLTSEQKAGIKRLLGP from the exons ATGGGAGTGGATTACTATAAGATCCTCCAAGTCGACAAGAACGCCAATGATGGAGACCTCAAGAAAGCCTATCGCAAGCTCGCCATGCGATGGCACCCCGACAAGAATCCCAACAACAAGAAGGAAGCTGAGACCAAATTCAAACAGATCTCCGAGGCTTACGAG GTTTTAAGTGATCCCCAGAAGCGCGCCATTTACGACCAGTACGGGGAGGATGGGCTCAAGGGACAGGTCCCGCCTCCGGGTGCCGGCGGGGCGTCCTTCTTCCCCGGCGGCGACGGGGACGGCCCCACTGTGTTCCGCTTCAACCCGAGGAACGCCGACGACATTTTCGCTGAGTTCTTCGGGTTCTCGAGCCCGTTCGGGAGCATGGGAGGCGGCAGCAAGAAGGGCGGTACCAGGTTCTCCAGCTCGATGTTTGGGGATGACATGTTTGGGCCGGCGTTTGGTGGCGGAGAGGGGCCGATGCATTCGCGTCAGCCACAGAAGGCAGCGCCGATAGAGAATTCCTTGCCATGTAGCCTCGAGGACTTGTATAAAGGCACaacgaagaagatgaagatctcCAGGGAGATTGCCGATATGAGTGG CAAAACAATGCCAGTGGAGGAAATCCTGACCATTGAGATAAAGCCTGGTTGGAAGAAGGGAACAAAGATTACGTTCCCTGAGAAAGGAAACCAACAGCGCAATGTCATTCCTGCAGACATTGTTTTCATCATCGATGAGAAGCCACATCCGGTCTTCACAAGGGAAGGAAATGATCTGGTTGTGACAAAGAAAATTTCTCTTGTTGAAGCTCTGACTGGGTGTACCGTCCATTTGACAACATTGGATGGTCGCAGCCTTACCATACCCATAAATTCTGTGATCCATCCCAGCTTCGAGGAGATTGTTCCTAGGGAGGGCATGCCAATACCTAAGGATCCATCCAAAAGAGGGAACCTCAGAATCAAGTTCGACATCAAGTTCCCGACAAGGCTTACTTCAGAGCAGAAAGCTGGGATTAAAAGGCTGCTCGGTCCTTAA
- the LOC103713248 gene encoding protein E6-like encodes MASLHHQLSLVFLLFLASSSFQIHARESRFFMKTTRPEDPKEATPIPEETPAVKMEDPSTLPPLQSLSGSGYGLYRHGQEQFTPATTTDNNNNNYYYNNARPNTELTRRFEGHGQEQFTPATTTDNNNNYYYNNARPNTELNRRIGGPPQEQFTPATTTDNNNNYYYNNARPNTELSGENYENKYNGGYNYANQFKYAYNGPSKFSNEEFNGGNHETKGYSNYVDPNKQYGMSDTRFLDNGRYFYDVNAGRNRNQYETYPTRGNSEAGAIGGYQNNQVNQVSREDYVP; translated from the coding sequence ATGGCTTCCCTTCACCACCAACTCTCCctcgtcttcctcctcttccttgccTCCTCTTCGTTCCAAATCCATGCTAGAGAAAGCCGATTCTTCATGAAGACCACACGCCCCGAGGACCCCAAGGAAGCCACTCCCATCCCCGAAGAGACCCCTGCCGTCAAAATGGAAGATCCTTCGACTCTTCCTCCACTCCAGAGCCTGAGCGGTAGTGGCTATGGTCTCTATCGCCATGGCCAGGAGCAATTCACGCCGGCTACGACAAcagacaacaacaacaacaactacTACTACAATAACGCCCGTCCCAATACCGAGCTCACTAGGAGATTCGAAGGCCATGGCCAGGAGCAATTCACGCCGGCTACGACGACAGACAACAACAACAACTACTACTACAATAATGCCCGTCCCAATACCGAGCTCAATAGAAGAATCGGCGGCCCACCCCAGGAGCAATTCACGCCGGCTACGACAACAGACAACAACAACAACTACTACTACAATAATGCCCGTCCCAATACCGAGCTCAGTGGAGAAAACTACGAGAACAAATACAATGGCGGATACAACTATGCCAACCAATTCAAATATGCGTACAACGGTCCATCAAAGTTCTCCAACGAAGAGTTCAATGGTGGAAACCATGAGACCAAAGGGTACAGCAACTACGTAGATCCAAACAAGCAATACGGCATGAGCGACACAAGGTTCTTAGACAACGGGAGGTACTTCTACGATGTTAATGCCGGGAGAAACCGCAACCAGTACGAAACGTACCCAACCAGGGGAAATTCTGAAGCTGGCGCAATAGGAGGGTACCAGAACAACCAGGTGAACCAGGTGAGTCGAGAGGACTATGTTCCATGA
- the LOC103713202 gene encoding protein NUCLEAR FUSION DEFECTIVE 6, mitochondrial-like isoform X4 — protein sequence MAAAAARSVLRSSSLRTAASRVASGARASSRPPILRVRPAAPRFLRSPVEMSFAVESLLPKHSATASALMTSMLTVSLKGYGWLSEDG from the exons atggccgccgccgccgcccggtCAGTCCTCCGCTCCTCCTCACTCCGCACCGCTGCTTCGAGGGTCGCCTCTGGGGCCAGAGCCTCCTCCCGCCCTCCCATTCTCCGCGTCCGCCCCGCTGCCCCTCGCTTCCTCAG ATCTCCGGTAGAGATGAGCTTCGCCGTGGAATCACTGCTACCGAAACACAGCGCGACCGCATCGGCGCTGATGACTTCGATGCTCACCGTTTCCCTTAAAGGCTACGGTTGGTTATCTGAAG ATGGATGA
- the LOC103713202 gene encoding protein NUCLEAR FUSION DEFECTIVE 6, mitochondrial-like isoform X1 gives MAAAAARSVLRSSSLRTAASRVASGARASSRPPILRVRPAAPRFLRSPVEMSFAVESLLPKHSATASALMTSMLTVSLKGYGWLSEAGTDDV, from the exons atggccgccgccgccgcccggtCAGTCCTCCGCTCCTCCTCACTCCGCACCGCTGCTTCGAGGGTCGCCTCTGGGGCCAGAGCCTCCTCCCGCCCTCCCATTCTCCGCGTCCGCCCCGCTGCCCCTCGCTTCCTCAG ATCTCCGGTAGAGATGAGCTTCGCCGTGGAATCACTGCTACCGAAACACAGCGCGACCGCATCGGCGCTGATGACTTCGATGCTCACCGTTTCCCTTAAAGGCTACGGTTGGTTATCTGAAG CTGGCACTGATGACGTGTGA
- the LOC103713202 gene encoding protein NUCLEAR FUSION DEFECTIVE 6, mitochondrial-like isoform X3, which yields MAAAAARSVLRSSSLRTAASRVASGARASSRPPILRVRPAAPRFLRSPVEMSFAVESLLPKHSATASALMTSMLTVSLKGYGWLSEGL from the exons atggccgccgccgccgcccggtCAGTCCTCCGCTCCTCCTCACTCCGCACCGCTGCTTCGAGGGTCGCCTCTGGGGCCAGAGCCTCCTCCCGCCCTCCCATTCTCCGCGTCCGCCCCGCTGCCCCTCGCTTCCTCAG ATCTCCGGTAGAGATGAGCTTCGCCGTGGAATCACTGCTACCGAAACACAGCGCGACCGCATCGGCGCTGATGACTTCGATGCTCACCGTTTCCCTTAAAGGCTACGGTTGGTTATCTGAAG GTCTGTGA